Proteins co-encoded in one Rhopalosiphum maidis isolate BTI-1 chromosome 2, ASM367621v3, whole genome shotgun sequence genomic window:
- the LOC113550898 gene encoding LOW QUALITY PROTEIN: centrosomal protein of 78 kDa (The sequence of the model RefSeq protein was modified relative to this genomic sequence to represent the inferred CDS: deleted 1 base in 1 codon), whose amino-acid sequence MSVTGQINSSKSNISRISSLKDKRKPSLSTIKSNESLESSEKHKFGLTYTEVCSKYKTRPVPWVKCSGKTNSIEILGDRMKADEWLAVMEALSTDTSTHYVRIKNKRYTEQLLKNYDTFCSVAGAPKNVLSVTTLYVVRLIATSIHEVLINTTALVCLELENVLFDEHALGSLITGIDTNQTLQHLSLAYSRIGDSACLTLCRILRDKPNIRSVNLSGCCISRKSATSGLLDVIKKQQVKRHEECWAHSLRHRIANPDIMHGLRRLTLNDNTAIGDAGVADLFESLKDDYYVKAVDLQNCGLTDRGAQLALSTLMINDTLVVLDIRKNAAISSAMLEAIMTRLYENNVKKTETKQWKWTKLGRENVFESSCTLLN is encoded by the exons ATGTCGGTTACGGGACAGATTAATTCGTCCAAATCGAATATCTCTAGAATATCATCTCTTAAAGATAAACGTAAGCCGTCGTTATCTACTATAAAGTCTAATGAATCGTTAGAGAGTTCGGAAAAACACAAGTTTGGATTGACATACACAGAAGTTTGTAGCAAGTACAAGACACGTCCAGTGCCGTGGGTGAAATGTAGTGGTAAAACAAACTCTATTGAAATATTGGGCGATCGTATGAAGGCTGACGAATGGCTGGCCGTTATGGAAGCATTAAGTACTGATACTAGTACCCATTATGTacgcataaaaaataaacgttacACGGAACAGTTGTTGAAAAATTACGATACATTCTGTAGTGTCGCTGGAGCTCCCAA AAACGTTCTTTCTGTGACCACATTATACGTGGTACGCCTAATCGCAACTTCCATCCACGAAGTATTGATCAACACGACCGCACTTGTTTGCCTTGAACTGGAAAACGTGCTTTTCGACGAACATGCTTTAGGAAGT CTTATAACCGGTATCGACACCAACCAAACGCTCCAGCACTTGTCCCTGGCCTACAGCCGCATTGGGGACAGCGCCTGTCTAACGCTTTGCCGGATACTCAGGGACAAACCGAACATCCGATCCGTGAATCTTTCCGGATGTTGCATAAGCCGTAAGTCGGCTACATCTGGTCTGTTGGAcgtgataaaaaaacaacaggtCAAGCGGCACGAAGAATGTTGGGCGCACTCGCTTAGACACAGGATTGCCAATCCGGATATCATGCACGGGCTGCGGAGGTTGACACTGAACGACAATACCGCGATCGGCGACGCGGGAGTTGCCGACTTATTCGAATCGTTAAAGGACGACTATTACGTGAAAGCTGTGGACCTGCAGAATTGCGGACTCACGGATCGTGGTGCTCAGTTGGCGTTGTCCACGTTGATGATCAACGACACGCTGGTTGTATTAGACATTAGGAAAAATGCTGCCATATCGTCGGCCATGTTGGAGGCGATCATGACTAGATTGTACGAGAATAACGTCAAAAAAACGGAGACTAAACAGTGGAAATGGACCAAACTTGGCCGCGAAAATGTATTCGAATCGTCATGCACATTATTGAATTGA